TGGCCGCGGTGTCCGCCAAATTACTGCGTTCCAGTCTGCCACCGCGCGCTCCAGCGATCTGCGTGTCCAACGCTTACTTGCCAGAGCAGTGTATAATCAAAACTACGCTTCAGGAATTAAAACATTTAAAAATAAAAACTCCGCTGATTTTAATCGTCGGACGGACTGCGGGAAGCCATGTCAGGATTTAAGAGATTTAGAGCATACCGCCTTGACCAAACTGTCCGCGATAAATACGCGGAAGTTCATTTGTCGGCCAAAGATTTTGTACAGCCTTATTTTGTGGTAAATGGCGCGGGAATAAAACGCGCGTTAAAATCTCTGGCCGGAGTCTGGCATTTTTCTATAGACGAATTATTAAAAGAATTGGCGCGTCTGACCGCGGTTGGCGTGGACAAGATACTGTTGTTTGGCGTGCTGGAAAAAGAGCATAAGGACGCGCGCGGCAGTCAGGCCTATGCTCAAGGAAACTTGCTCGCGCGCGCGATCGCAGCAATTAAAAACACCTATCCGGCGCTGACAGTCATAACCGATATTTGCCTCTGCGCGTACACGGATCACGGCCATTGCGGGCTGCTGGACGGCCAGAGCGTGCTCAATGACGAGACCCTGCCTTTGCTGGCGGCTATGGCTGTATCGCACGCGCGCGCCGGCGCGGATATTGTCGCTCCGTCAGCCATGCTGGACGGGCAAGTCGGCGCGCTCCGCGCGGCATTGGATAAGGCCGGCTGCGCCAAAACGAAAATTATGGGTTATTCGGTCAAATATGCTTCCAGCCTCTACAGTCCTTTTCGTGAAGCGGCGCAGTCCGCTCCCGCTTTTGGCGACCGGCGCAATTACCAAATGGATTACCGCAACATCAGTCAGGTCTTGCCGGAAGTGGCGGCGGATATAGAAGAAGGCGCGAATATAGTCATGGTCAAACCGGCGCACACTTATCTTGATATTATTCAGCGGGTCAGAACGCAATTTCCGCAAATACCGCTGGCGGCCTATCACACTTCCGGCGAATATATGCTACTCAAGGCCGCCGCGCAGGCTGGATATTGTGACGAAATCCAGACCGCCAGAGAGATACTGACAGCGGTCAAAAGAGCCGGCGCCGATTGGCTGATCACTTACTATGCTCAAACTTTTGCGGAGCATTTGTTATGAGCCGGTCAGCCAGAGCTTTTGCGGCGGCTAAACGCTATCTGGCCGGCGGCGTAAACAGCCCTGTGCGTTCTTTTCGATCCATCGGTGGAACTCCGCCTTTTATCCAGCGCGGCGCGGGCGCTTATTTGTCCGACATTGACGGCCGTAAATATTTAGATTTTTGTTTGTCCTGGGGCGTACATATTTTGGGACATAATCCTCCGGCAGTGATCCGGGCGGTGCGGCGGACTTTGGCGGACGGCCTGTCTTTCGGCGCGCCGACAGAGCTGGAGACTCAATTGGCCAGACTGCTTATTTCGGCTATTCCCTCTCTGGAAAAAGTCCGCTTTGTCAGCTCCGGCACCGAAGCGACAATGAGCGCGCTCAAACTGGCGCGTTATTATACCGGCCGCCGCAAGATCGTCATGCTGGAAGGCGGGTATCACGGCCACGCCGAGCATCCGGAAATTTTGCGCGCGCCGTTCAATGACCGCTCGGCTATGGAGAAAATTTTTGCGCGGCACAAAAATAAGATCGCCGCGCTGATCGTTGAGCCCGCGCCGGCCAATATGGGTGTGATCTTGCCGGAAGCTGGTTATCTGGCTTTTTTAAGAGAGTTGACCGCCGCGCAAAAAACCGTGTTGATCTTTGACGAAGTGATCACCGGTTTTCGCCTGAGCTGGGGCGGCGCGCAAAATTATTTTGGCGTGACGCCCGATCTGACCTGTCTGGGCAAGATCATCGGCGGCGGTCTGCCGGCGGCGGCCTATGGCGGCAAAGCAGAATTAATGTCTCTGGTCGCGCCAGCTGGCCCTGTCTATCAGGCCGGCACGCTTTCCGGCAATCCGCTGGCTATGGCCGCCGGTCTGGCCACACTACGGGAGCTGCAAAAGCCGCGAACACACCAAACTCTGCGGAAAAACGCGGAATATTTTTTTACGGAATTATCCCGGCGTCTGCCGCCAAATGTACAGCTGAATTGTTTCGGCACGATGTTCACACTTTTTTTCACCACGGCCAAAGTACGGGATTACCGCTCGGCGCAAACCAGCGATGTCAAGAAATTTGCGCGGTTTTATCATAAATTACGGCGCGCGGGAGTTTATTTTTCACCGGCACAATTTGAAGCGGATTTTATTTCCGCGCGGCACACGCCGGCGGAATTAGAGCGGACTCTGAAAATTATTCTTGCCGCTTTGGCGGTATGAAAAAATTTTTCCTAAAGCCAGAGGCTGCCTTACGGCAGCCCCTGGGATTTCACTCTTAAGTTACGCTTGTTTTAGAAAGCGTGCGAGTAGGACAGCGAAGTATTGGTGATGTCAAACACATTGCCGACATTTTTGTCCTCGCTGACCAGTCTGGTGACATAGCTGCCCAGCAATACCGTGCCGCCGTTCAGGAAAGACGGGCTGTACTGTACATTGGCGCCGAGCTGTGTCACATCGTAGCCTTTTTCTTCAGCGCCGGTCAGACCGCTGGTCAGGCTGTTCCTGTAATTGCGCAGGAAATTACCGTAACCCTGCAGCTCCCATTCGTTAGTGACTTTGTAGCTGGCGGCAAAGCCGTAAGAATTTACCGGCTGAATGGAGACTGTCTCGGTAT
This genomic stretch from Candidatus Margulisiibacteriota bacterium harbors:
- a CDS encoding glutamate-1-semialdehyde 2,1-aminomutase; the protein is MSRSARAFAAAKRYLAGGVNSPVRSFRSIGGTPPFIQRGAGAYLSDIDGRKYLDFCLSWGVHILGHNPPAVIRAVRRTLADGLSFGAPTELETQLARLLISAIPSLEKVRFVSSGTEATMSALKLARYYTGRRKIVMLEGGYHGHAEHPEILRAPFNDRSAMEKIFARHKNKIAALIVEPAPANMGVILPEAGYLAFLRELTAAQKTVLIFDEVITGFRLSWGGAQNYFGVTPDLTCLGKIIGGGLPAAAYGGKAELMSLVAPAGPVYQAGTLSGNPLAMAAGLATLRELQKPRTHQTLRKNAEYFFTELSRRLPPNVQLNCFGTMFTLFFTTAKVRDYRSAQTSDVKKFARFYHKLRRAGVYFSPAQFEADFISARHTPAELERTLKIILAALAV
- the hemB gene encoding porphobilinogen synthase — encoded protein: MSGFKRFRAYRLDQTVRDKYAEVHLSAKDFVQPYFVVNGAGIKRALKSLAGVWHFSIDELLKELARLTAVGVDKILLFGVLEKEHKDARGSQAYAQGNLLARAIAAIKNTYPALTVITDICLCAYTDHGHCGLLDGQSVLNDETLPLLAAMAVSHARAGADIVAPSAMLDGQVGALRAALDKAGCAKTKIMGYSVKYASSLYSPFREAAQSAPAFGDRRNYQMDYRNISQVLPEVAADIEEGANIVMVKPAHTYLDIIQRVRTQFPQIPLAAYHTSGEYMLLKAAAQAGYCDEIQTAREILTAVKRAGADWLITYYAQTFAEHLL